TTTTCACGTAACAAATGTAATGTTGGGAAAGGAGCTCGGCCTACAAAATTGGTTATGTCGTCTTTCTTTTTTCCGGCAAACTGAAAAAAGGGATGGAAGTTTGCAATTTGAATGAATCCTTCCAAATCCATTTGATTCAAAAGAAGATCCGTATCATCTAAAAAATCATTTTGGTCTAAAAAATCTTCCAGAACATTGGGATGGATAAGAAGGGTTGTTTCTGTGACAAGCGGATCTGTTTCTTTTAAGATTTTTAATTCAGATTCTAAGTGGTTGAGTAATTCTTTTTTCGTTTTCGAACTACTAATCACATAACGAATTGTATTTGATTGAAAGGTTGGTTTCGCAAAAGGGCAGAGGTTCAGGCCAATTACAGATTTCAAAATCCAATCTTTCATTTGAGTTAGAATTTCTTCTTCTTTGGGTATAGGCACTTCTCTGGACATTCCAAAAATTTCCTTTTTGTTTTGCAGATATCGAATTACCAGGTTTTATTCTACTGAATTGAATGGAATCAAAGTTATGAAACTAAAGTTTGATATCCGAAAAATTTATCACCAAAAAAATGCCAATTGTTTGAGAATGAGAGTTTGGGAGGGAATAATTGATTTACGAAGAGGTGTAGGGATTGGAAGATTTCAATTACTAGTTTCTTATGGCAAACGTCCCTACAAATTTGACTCAATTCCTTTTTGAACAAACTACAAAGAAAGAACGCGAATGGTTAGAAGATCAGGTTGGGTTCAATGATTTAGGTCTTATGACCGGATTTGTGGCAACACCACGTTTTTTATCTAAAAAAAATATCTCTTATGATTCTAAAACCAGAGGTGATTTGGTTCCTCATTTACCAGGATTTGAAGTAGATGGCTGGAACTTAGTTCGATTAGCTCGTGTTTGGTTATTGTTGCATTTGCCTATCGAACCAAAAGAACAATTCATTAAAAATATCGAAACCCTATTTGATACTGCAGAATTAAACGAGTTGGTAGCTTTATATTCTGTTTTACCACTACTTCCTTATCCTTCGGAATGGTTGCCAAGGGCCACTGACGCCGTTCGTTCCAATATGGGATTTGTATTTGATGCGATTGCACTTCAAAATCCTTATCCAGAACTTTATTTTCCGGAAATTGCTTGGAACCAATTAGTATTAAAAACAATTTTTAATGGAAAACCCATTCATTGGATTTATGGAATGGATAGACGTAAAAACAAAGAACTTGCAATTGCTATTTCTGATTTTATCAGTGAACGTATGGCTGCGGGAAGAACGGTTCCATTACAAATATGGAGATTGCTCTCTGCTTTTGTTGATGTTACGATGGATTCGAAACTTCTTTCTTTGTTGGTATCAGGAACAGAAGCGGAAAAAGAAGTAGCTGCACTTGTTTGTTCTGAATCTTCTGAACCCAGGATTCGTTCATTACTCACAAAGTTTCCAGACTTAGAATTATCGATACAAAAAGGAGAGTTGGATTGGTCTAAGTTTGAGTCCATTCCAGAATAAACATCTATG
Above is a window of Leptospira perdikensis DNA encoding:
- a CDS encoding DUF1415 domain-containing protein gives rise to the protein MSREVPIPKEEEILTQMKDWILKSVIGLNLCPFAKPTFQSNTIRYVISSSKTKKELLNHLESELKILKETDPLVTETTLLIHPNVLEDFLDQNDFLDDTDLLLNQMDLEGFIQIANFHPFFQFAGKKKDDITNFVGRAPFPTLHLLRENSISKIVDSHPNIDSIFQNNRKTLKKLGHEGWKKLWL
- a CDS encoding EboA domain-containing protein encodes the protein MANVPTNLTQFLFEQTTKKEREWLEDQVGFNDLGLMTGFVATPRFLSKKNISYDSKTRGDLVPHLPGFEVDGWNLVRLARVWLLLHLPIEPKEQFIKNIETLFDTAELNELVALYSVLPLLPYPSEWLPRATDAVRSNMGFVFDAIALQNPYPELYFPEIAWNQLVLKTIFNGKPIHWIYGMDRRKNKELAIAISDFISERMAAGRTVPLQIWRLLSAFVDVTMDSKLLSLLVSGTEAEKEVAALVCSESSEPRIRSLLTKFPDLELSIQKGELDWSKFESIPE